Proteins encoded in a region of the Haloarcula sp. CBA1129 genome:
- a CDS encoding sporulation protein: MKDVLSRIGIGSATVDTVLPTETVRAGDSVHAEIRVEGGSTDQEIDAVYFALETEYKSDEGYKDAIIDQWQLTEPFTIEAGEERRFETTIDIPRKTPVTTRSTAVEIETGLDISMAVDPGDEDYIEVEPTHRTQAVFDALDSLGFTLHSSACEATAGSLFTTSANFVQEFEFRPQRGEFSGRVDEVEIIPVFDDDGLTVYVEVDRSAGLLSEMTDADERHTKLTIEAPDPDTIESQLGEAIRELS; encoded by the coding sequence ATGAAAGACGTGCTCTCCAGAATCGGTATCGGGTCGGCCACAGTAGACACAGTGCTGCCGACAGAGACCGTCAGAGCCGGTGACTCTGTCCATGCCGAGATTCGCGTCGAGGGCGGATCGACGGATCAGGAAATCGACGCCGTCTATTTCGCGCTGGAAACGGAATACAAGTCCGACGAGGGATATAAGGACGCTATCATCGACCAGTGGCAACTCACCGAGCCGTTCACTATCGAGGCGGGTGAGGAACGTCGCTTCGAGACCACTATCGATATTCCCCGGAAGACGCCGGTAACCACGCGCTCGACCGCTGTCGAAATCGAGACGGGTCTCGATATCTCAATGGCGGTTGACCCCGGCGACGAGGATTACATCGAGGTCGAACCGACACACCGCACGCAGGCGGTGTTCGACGCGCTCGATTCGCTCGGCTTTACGCTTCATTCCTCGGCCTGTGAAGCGACGGCCGGGAGCCTGTTCACCACTTCGGCGAACTTCGTTCAGGAGTTCGAGTTCCGGCCCCAGCGCGGCGAGTTCTCCGGCCGGGTCGACGAGGTCGAAATCATCCCGGTGTTCGACGACGATGGGCTCACAGTGTACGTGGAGGTCGACCGCAGTGCCGGACTGCTCTCGGAGATGACTGACGCTGACGAGCGACACACGAAACTTACGATAGAAGCCCCTGACCCTGACACTATCGAGTCACAGCTCGGAGAGGCAATTCGGGAACTGAGTTAG